A genomic stretch from Spongiibacter nanhainus includes:
- the murB gene encoding UDP-N-acetylmuramate dehydrogenase — protein MSVALTVQRDVSLLGRHTLGTPAKAAFFVEADSQDTLVKALDFAQQRDLDVAILGGGSNSVFAGDYPGLVIALTMTGLECQAEGEDRVLQVAAGENWDQLVRYSLSQNWFGLENLIAIPGSVGAAPIQNIGAYGVEVARFIDWVGGWDRLNDCARRLTAEECRFAYRDSIFKGELRDRFIITEVGLRLSTQARVECNYPALQDALKGMEQPSPQQVAEAVEAVRRSKLPDVDHEPNVGSFFKNPIVDSATAKRLLSQHSELAHWPMAGGRVKLAAAWLVDRAGWRGHRQGGVGVHPKQAIVLVNYQSVDGSEVLSLAAAIQADVQERYGVILEIEPRVYRGHAA, from the coding sequence GTGAGTGTCGCCCTGACCGTACAACGCGATGTCAGCCTGCTGGGGCGTCACACCCTGGGGACGCCCGCAAAAGCGGCGTTTTTTGTGGAGGCGGACAGCCAAGATACTCTGGTCAAGGCCCTGGACTTTGCGCAACAGCGCGATCTCGATGTAGCGATTTTAGGCGGCGGCAGTAACTCCGTGTTCGCCGGTGATTACCCCGGTTTGGTTATTGCTCTGACCATGACCGGTTTGGAGTGTCAGGCTGAGGGCGAAGACCGGGTGTTACAGGTCGCCGCCGGCGAAAACTGGGACCAACTGGTGCGCTACTCATTGAGTCAGAACTGGTTTGGCCTGGAAAACCTTATCGCGATTCCCGGCTCGGTGGGCGCCGCGCCCATACAGAATATTGGCGCCTATGGCGTGGAAGTGGCCCGTTTTATCGATTGGGTCGGTGGGTGGGATCGTCTCAACGACTGCGCCCGCAGGCTTACAGCTGAAGAATGCCGCTTTGCCTACCGGGATAGTATCTTTAAAGGCGAGCTGCGGGACCGTTTTATTATCACTGAGGTGGGCTTGCGGCTATCAACCCAGGCGCGGGTTGAATGCAACTACCCGGCATTGCAGGACGCATTGAAGGGGATGGAGCAGCCCAGTCCGCAGCAGGTCGCGGAGGCGGTGGAAGCGGTGCGCCGTTCCAAATTGCCCGATGTGGATCACGAGCCCAATGTTGGCAGCTTCTTTAAGAATCCTATAGTGGACAGCGCTACTGCAAAAAGACTGTTGTCTCAGCACTCTGAATTGGCACACTGGCCCATGGCGGGTGGCCGAGTGAAACTGGCGGCGGCTTGGCTGGTAGACCGGGCGGGTTGGCGCGGCCATCGACAGGGTGGGGTGGGAGTTCACCCCAAACAAGCTATCGTGTTAGTTAATTACCAGAGCGTCGATGGCAGTGAGGTGTTATCCCTTGCGGCGGCCATTCAGGCCGACGTCCAGGAGCGCTATGGTGTGATATTGGAAATTGAGCCAAGGGTTTACCGAGGCCATGCGGCTTAA
- the uvrC gene encoding excinuclease ABC subunit UvrC has protein sequence MTDHSTNGLPKFDAKRFLSNVTRKTGVYVMLDSAGEVLYVGKAKNLRNRLSSYFRASGLTSKTMALVSRIAQIEVTVTASEGEALLLEQNLIKENKPPYNILLRDDKSYPYIYLSDHRHPRLSLHRGSKRGKGQYFGPYPSASAVRESLNWLQKVFKVRQCEDSYYRNRSRPCLQYQIGRCTGPCVNMVSDDDYQRDVHHTALFLQGKNSDLLAEMADDMEAHAANLEFEKAAELRDRITYLQQVQANQCIEGESGDLDIVAGVLNAGVCCIQLLYVRKGRVLGSRSYFPKSRLEEGVESHVEAFLAQHYLTGSGAMEIPREVIVNVELPDATLLAGGLSERAGRQVAVSHRVRSHRAKWLNLAVTAAEQNLRNRLAASESMLGRYQALADALELDEPPQRLECFDISHSSGEATVASCVVFDSNGPLKSDYRRLNIDDIAAADDYAAMRQALTRRYKRVTAGEIPMPDVLFIDGGKGQLNQAKEVMAELGVDNLLMVGVAKGADRRAGLEVLIRSDDDREVTLPDNSPALHLIQHIRDESHRFAVTGHKARRDKARRTSGLEAIPGVGAKRRRELLRHFGGLQGVKAASIGDLSRVPGISDKLARDIYEGLRSE, from the coding sequence ATGACTGATCACTCCACAAACGGCTTGCCCAAGTTTGACGCCAAGCGCTTCCTTAGCAATGTTACCCGCAAAACCGGGGTCTACGTTATGCTGGATAGCGCAGGTGAGGTGCTCTACGTGGGCAAGGCGAAGAACCTTCGCAATCGCCTCAGCAGTTATTTTCGCGCCAGTGGACTGACCAGTAAAACCATGGCCTTGGTGTCCCGCATCGCCCAGATAGAGGTGACGGTGACCGCCAGCGAAGGCGAGGCCCTGCTCCTTGAGCAGAATCTGATCAAGGAAAACAAGCCGCCTTACAACATTCTGCTGCGGGACGATAAATCCTACCCCTATATCTACCTTAGCGATCATCGCCATCCGCGACTGAGCCTGCACCGGGGGAGCAAACGGGGTAAGGGGCAGTACTTTGGTCCTTACCCCAGCGCGTCGGCGGTGCGGGAAAGCCTGAACTGGCTGCAAAAGGTTTTTAAGGTGCGCCAGTGCGAAGACAGCTACTACCGCAACCGCAGCCGGCCGTGTTTGCAGTATCAGATCGGCCGCTGCACCGGCCCCTGCGTCAACATGGTTAGTGACGACGACTACCAGCGGGACGTTCACCACACCGCGCTGTTTCTGCAGGGCAAGAACAGCGACCTGCTGGCGGAAATGGCCGACGATATGGAGGCCCACGCCGCCAACCTGGAATTTGAGAAAGCCGCCGAGCTGCGGGATCGCATCACCTACCTGCAACAGGTCCAGGCCAATCAGTGTATTGAAGGGGAGAGTGGCGACCTGGATATTGTCGCCGGTGTGCTCAATGCAGGTGTGTGCTGTATCCAACTGCTATATGTTCGCAAAGGGCGGGTGCTGGGCAGCCGCAGCTACTTCCCCAAAAGTCGGCTGGAAGAGGGCGTAGAAAGCCATGTCGAGGCCTTCTTGGCTCAGCACTACCTTACCGGCAGCGGCGCCATGGAAATCCCCCGGGAAGTGATCGTAAACGTAGAATTACCCGATGCCACGCTGCTGGCGGGCGGTCTCAGCGAGCGTGCCGGCCGCCAGGTGGCAGTCTCTCACCGGGTGCGCAGTCATCGTGCCAAATGGCTCAACCTGGCGGTGACCGCGGCTGAGCAGAATCTCCGCAATCGCCTGGCCGCTTCAGAAAGTATGCTGGGCCGCTACCAGGCTCTGGCGGATGCCTTGGAACTGGACGAGCCGCCCCAGCGCCTGGAGTGCTTTGATATCAGTCACAGCAGCGGCGAAGCCACCGTGGCCTCCTGCGTGGTGTTTGACAGTAACGGGCCTTTAAAATCCGACTACCGCCGATTGAACATCGACGATATCGCGGCAGCCGATGATTATGCCGCCATGCGCCAAGCCCTCACCCGGCGCTACAAGCGAGTGACAGCAGGAGAGATCCCCATGCCGGATGTGCTATTTATTGACGGTGGCAAAGGCCAGCTCAACCAGGCCAAAGAAGTTATGGCCGAACTGGGCGTCGATAATCTCTTGATGGTGGGCGTCGCCAAAGGCGCTGACCGCCGCGCCGGCCTGGAGGTACTGATTCGCTCTGACGACGACCGGGAAGTGACTCTACCCGACAACAGCCCAGCTCTGCATTTAATACAGCATATCCGCGACGAGTCTCACCGCTTTGCCGTAACCGGCCACAAAGCGCGGCGAGACAAAGCGCGCCGTACCTCCGGCCTTGAGGCTATCCCCGGTGTTGGCGCCAAGCGCCGTCGGGAGTTGTTGCGTCACTTTGGTGGTTTGCAAGGGGTAAAGGCCGCCAGTATAGGCGACCTGAGCCGGGTGCCGGGAATCAGTGATAAATTGGCCAGAGACATCTACGAAGGCCTGCGCAGTGAGTAG
- a CDS encoding IS4 family transposase, with protein MAHHNTVFSQLLKLVSRHEFETLAKQHHEGQKLRRMSRWSQFVALSLAQLSGRSSLRDIVSNLSAQAARLYHLGAGNVTRSTLSRVNESQPYTLYEALFHKLLSRCHGVAPKHGFRFGNKLYSLDSTTIDLCLSVFPWAKFRRTKGAVKVHIGLDHDGLLPSFVSITDGKKHDVTIGRVLEFPADSIVVMDRAYTDYSWFNALNDKGIFFVTRQKRNATYRIIERREIIKSKGLTCDQTIVITGTKAKACPVPLRRIGFRDPDTGKHYAFLTNNFHLAAKTIADIYKSRWQIELFFKCIKQNLKIKSFVGTSKNAVMTQIWIAMCAYLLLAWIKFSSQIDRSLQQMIRLLQLNLFERRELLPLLRGDPPEQLNNTIHPQLCLL; from the coding sequence TTGGCACATCATAACACGGTATTTTCTCAATTGTTGAAACTGGTATCGAGACATGAATTTGAAACCCTCGCCAAACAGCACCACGAGGGTCAAAAGTTGCGCAGAATGTCGCGCTGGTCTCAGTTCGTTGCGCTGAGCTTGGCACAACTTTCTGGCCGATCCAGCTTGCGCGATATCGTCAGTAATCTGTCTGCTCAAGCAGCCCGGCTTTACCACCTCGGCGCCGGCAATGTGACGAGAAGCACCCTTTCCCGCGTCAACGAAAGTCAGCCCTATACGCTTTACGAAGCGCTGTTTCATAAGCTGCTTTCCCGCTGCCACGGCGTCGCACCAAAGCATGGATTTCGTTTCGGGAATAAGCTGTATTCGCTCGACTCCACCACTATTGACCTGTGCCTTTCCGTGTTTCCCTGGGCAAAATTCCGCCGCACCAAAGGAGCGGTAAAAGTGCATATTGGCCTTGATCATGATGGGCTCCTTCCCAGCTTCGTCAGCATTACCGATGGGAAAAAGCACGATGTCACTATCGGTCGCGTTCTTGAATTCCCTGCCGATAGCATTGTGGTCATGGATCGCGCCTATACTGATTATTCATGGTTTAACGCCCTGAATGATAAAGGAATTTTCTTTGTTACCCGGCAAAAGCGTAATGCCACGTACCGTATTATTGAACGCCGCGAAATCATTAAATCCAAAGGCCTGACCTGTGATCAGACCATTGTCATCACCGGCACTAAGGCAAAGGCTTGCCCTGTTCCTTTGCGCCGGATTGGTTTCCGTGATCCTGATACCGGTAAGCACTATGCGTTTCTGACCAATAACTTCCACCTTGCCGCCAAGACCATTGCCGATATCTACAAATCCCGCTGGCAGATCGAATTGTTCTTCAAATGCATCAAGCAAAACCTGAAAATAAAATCCTTTGTCGGCACTTCCAAGAATGCCGTCATGACCCAGATTTGGATCGCTATGTGTGCCTATCTACTGCTGGCCTGGATTAAGTTCAGCAGCCAAATTGATCGCAGCCTGCAGCAAATGATTCGCCTCCTACAGCTCAATTTATTTGAGCGCAGAGAGTTGCTGCCTTTGCTGAGAGGTGATCCTCCAGAGCAACTTAACAACACCATTCATCCGCAGCTCTGCTTGCTATGA
- a CDS encoding alpha-ketoglutarate-dependent dioxygenase AlkB family protein codes for MRLKSLPGAETIPLVGGELVYLPNYVAEPDSLKTALLAVPGWYQPQLQVFGKYHATPRRVHFVGDAGVQYRYSGHLHRAEGWPPGLATLRDRLEEDCGQRFNCALLNHYRDGNDTMGYHSDDETALGDNPTVASVSLGAERDFALKPKRGGRAQTLPLASGSLLLMLPPIQRYWRHALPKRAGVGKERVNITFRRIID; via the coding sequence ATGCGGCTTAAATCCCTACCGGGTGCAGAAACCATCCCCTTGGTCGGTGGCGAGCTAGTCTACCTGCCCAACTATGTGGCGGAGCCCGATTCGCTGAAAACGGCACTGTTGGCAGTGCCCGGATGGTATCAGCCCCAGCTTCAGGTCTTTGGCAAGTACCACGCGACGCCCAGGCGAGTACATTTTGTTGGCGATGCCGGTGTGCAGTACCGATACAGCGGCCACCTGCATCGGGCAGAGGGTTGGCCCCCGGGGCTGGCGACGCTGCGGGATCGTCTTGAGGAGGATTGCGGGCAGCGTTTTAACTGCGCGTTGCTCAATCACTACCGGGACGGCAACGACACCATGGGTTACCACAGCGATGATGAAACGGCGCTGGGCGACAACCCAACCGTGGCCTCGGTCAGTTTGGGGGCGGAGCGGGATTTCGCGCTAAAACCCAAGCGTGGCGGCCGGGCGCAGACCCTGCCTTTGGCATCGGGGTCATTGCTGCTGATGTTGCCGCCGATTCAACGATACTGGCGTCACGCGCTGCCCAAGCGTGCAGGGGTAGGGAAGGAACGGGTAAATATTACCTTCCGTCGGATCATCGACTGA
- the msbA gene encoding lipid A export permease/ATP-binding protein MsbA: protein MSKNERDIVTYGRLLKYVIPFWPLFVMSVLGFALYSGVQVLLADMMQLIVDYIGQNIRPGEGGVSAKIMWALGGEDFNIANARGWIVVALITLGVLRGVGFFLGNYFIAGISHRLVHVLRCQLFDKMLVVPTAYFDRNSSGTMISKITFNVEQVTGAAVNAMKVVLREGTFAIGLIAYLLYMNWKLTMVFFVALPLIGLTVYWVGKRFRKISRRIQNAMGEVNQVTNDSINAFREIRLYGGGDYENDRFTQASRKNRNQNLKMAFYNAISPTVIQLPVVVATGVLIWIALGLTGEMSPGSFVAYLSAALFLPKPIRQLAEVNSVIQKGLAASQDIFAFLDAEQEKDTGQHQVDRVQGNIDIRHLNFAYEPDQPPVLKDINLSVPAGTSLALVGLSGSGKSTLVNLISRFYDHSSGELLLDGVDVTDYKLANLRANIALVTQQVTLFNDTVYNNIAYGGMASASRAEVETAIKAAHAEEFIQRLPQGLDTVIGEDGIMLSGGQRQRLAIARALLKNAPILILDEATSALDNRAESHIQQAMEEVMKGRTTIVIAHRLSTIENADRIVVMEEGRIIEQGSHTELMALNQRYAQLYTKHFEDDSEAGEQREDGE from the coding sequence ATGAGTAAAAACGAGAGAGATATAGTCACTTACGGGCGGCTTTTAAAGTACGTTATTCCTTTCTGGCCTCTGTTTGTGATGAGTGTGCTGGGTTTTGCCCTGTACTCTGGTGTGCAAGTATTGCTGGCTGACATGATGCAGCTGATCGTCGATTACATAGGCCAAAACATCCGGCCCGGTGAAGGCGGTGTCAGCGCCAAAATCATGTGGGCCTTGGGTGGCGAAGATTTTAATATTGCCAACGCCCGGGGCTGGATTGTGGTGGCGCTAATTACCCTGGGCGTGCTGCGCGGCGTGGGTTTCTTTTTGGGTAACTACTTTATCGCCGGAATCTCCCACCGGCTGGTCCATGTGCTGCGCTGCCAGCTGTTCGATAAAATGCTGGTGGTCCCCACGGCCTATTTTGACCGCAATTCCAGCGGCACCATGATTTCCAAAATCACCTTTAACGTCGAGCAGGTCACCGGCGCGGCGGTCAATGCCATGAAGGTAGTACTGCGGGAGGGCACCTTTGCCATCGGGCTGATTGCCTACCTGCTGTACATGAACTGGAAGCTGACCATGGTGTTTTTTGTGGCGCTGCCGCTGATTGGGCTCACGGTGTATTGGGTGGGCAAGCGCTTTCGCAAAATCAGCCGCCGTATTCAGAACGCCATGGGTGAGGTCAATCAGGTCACCAACGACAGCATCAATGCCTTCCGGGAGATTCGCCTCTACGGTGGCGGTGATTACGAGAATGATCGTTTTACCCAGGCAAGCCGCAAGAATCGCAACCAGAATCTAAAGATGGCCTTTTACAACGCCATCAGCCCCACCGTCATCCAGCTGCCAGTGGTGGTGGCCACCGGCGTATTGATATGGATCGCCCTGGGCCTCACCGGGGAAATGTCACCGGGGTCTTTCGTCGCCTACTTGTCAGCGGCGCTGTTTTTGCCCAAGCCGATTCGCCAGCTGGCGGAGGTGAACAGCGTGATTCAGAAAGGCCTGGCGGCATCCCAGGATATTTTTGCGTTTCTGGATGCCGAGCAGGAGAAAGATACCGGCCAGCATCAGGTGGATCGCGTTCAGGGCAATATCGATATTCGCCACTTGAACTTTGCCTACGAGCCCGACCAGCCACCGGTACTGAAAGACATCAACCTCAGTGTGCCCGCCGGCACCTCGTTGGCCCTGGTGGGGCTCTCAGGCTCGGGTAAGTCGACCCTGGTCAATTTGATATCGCGCTTTTACGACCACAGCAGTGGTGAGCTGCTGCTGGATGGTGTCGACGTCACTGATTATAAGCTCGCTAATCTGCGGGCCAATATCGCCTTAGTAACCCAGCAGGTCACGCTGTTTAACGATACGGTCTACAACAATATCGCCTACGGCGGCATGGCCAGTGCCAGCCGCGCCGAGGTGGAGACGGCTATCAAAGCGGCCCATGCCGAGGAGTTTATCCAGCGCCTGCCCCAAGGCTTGGACACCGTAATCGGTGAGGACGGCATTATGCTGTCCGGCGGCCAGCGGCAGCGTCTGGCGATTGCCCGGGCGCTGCTGAAAAACGCGCCGATCTTAATTCTCGATGAGGCCACCTCGGCCCTGGATAATCGCGCCGAATCCCATATCCAGCAGGCCATGGAAGAGGTGATGAAGGGGCGCACCACCATCGTGATCGCCCACCGCCTCAGCACCATCGAAAACGCCGACCGTATTGTAGTGATGGAAGAGGGGCGCATCATTGAGCAGGGCAGCCACACTGAGCTGATGGCCCTCAACCAACGTTACGCCCAGCTTTATACCAAACACTTTGAAGACGATAGCGAGGCCGGCGAACAACGCGAGGACGGCGAGTGA
- the kdsB gene encoding 3-deoxy-manno-octulosonate cytidylyltransferase, which translates to MSYTVIIPARYASTRLPGKPLLDIAGQPMIQHVWRRAGESQAQRVVIATDDERIELACKGFDAEVCMTSPDHESGTDRLQEVVAKLGLDDNDIVVNVQGDEPLLPAKAIEQVADNLAAHPDAGIATLVEPITDMANVTNPNVVKAVLDQSGYALYFSRAPVPWCRDEWCRDEWSSDDWAAKAPLPASSQYWRHIGIYAYRVGFLHQFVRWPMGQLEGLERLEQLRALENGVRIHVAPAAVEIPGGVDTGADLAAVRKILEAGT; encoded by the coding sequence ATGAGTTACACGGTAATTATCCCCGCTCGTTACGCGTCAACCCGGCTGCCCGGTAAGCCGTTGTTGGATATTGCCGGCCAGCCGATGATCCAGCATGTATGGCGGCGGGCTGGGGAAAGTCAGGCTCAGCGGGTCGTGATAGCCACCGACGATGAGCGGATAGAGCTAGCGTGTAAGGGCTTTGATGCCGAAGTATGTATGACCTCCCCCGACCACGAATCCGGCACCGATCGCCTGCAAGAGGTGGTGGCCAAACTGGGCTTGGACGACAACGACATAGTGGTCAATGTGCAGGGAGACGAGCCCTTGCTTCCGGCCAAGGCTATCGAGCAGGTGGCCGATAATCTCGCTGCCCACCCGGACGCCGGTATCGCCACCTTGGTTGAACCCATTACCGATATGGCCAATGTGACAAACCCTAATGTGGTCAAGGCAGTCCTCGATCAATCGGGCTACGCCCTGTATTTCAGCCGGGCGCCAGTGCCTTGGTGTCGAGATGAATGGTGTAGGGATGAATGGTCTAGCGACGACTGGGCGGCGAAAGCACCTCTACCAGCCAGCAGCCAATACTGGCGCCATATCGGAATCTACGCCTATCGGGTGGGCTTTCTCCACCAGTTTGTGCGCTGGCCCATGGGACAATTAGAAGGGCTGGAGCGCCTGGAACAACTGCGGGCGCTGGAAAACGGCGTCCGGATTCATGTCGCCCCGGCAGCGGTAGAGATTCCCGGAGGCGTGGATACCGGCGCCGATCTGGCCGCGGTGCGGAAAATACTGGAGGCGGGCACATGA
- the uvrY gene encoding UvrY/SirA/GacA family response regulator transcription factor, whose translation MITVLVADDHAMVREGIVRMLDDAADITVLDQVCSGEEAISYCRKHHPDVVIMDVRMPGIGGLEATRKLLQVAPDTHIIALSACDQEPLPSRLIKAGAAAYLTKGASEQEMLTAVRQVAAGKRYLSPAIAQAMALQGFGGDGTPFDSLSEREMQISMMVATCHKVQDIAERLNISAKTVNSYRYRVFEKLDVNGDVELTLLAIRHGLIDSPLN comes from the coding sequence ATGATCACCGTTCTCGTTGCTGACGATCACGCCATGGTGCGGGAAGGCATTGTCCGCATGCTGGACGATGCCGCCGATATCACGGTGCTGGATCAAGTATGCAGCGGCGAGGAAGCGATCAGCTACTGCCGTAAGCATCATCCCGACGTGGTCATTATGGATGTGCGCATGCCTGGCATCGGTGGCCTGGAAGCCACGCGTAAATTGCTGCAGGTGGCCCCGGATACTCACATCATCGCCCTTAGTGCCTGTGATCAGGAGCCCTTACCCAGTCGCTTGATAAAGGCTGGCGCCGCAGCCTATCTCACCAAAGGAGCGTCTGAGCAGGAAATGCTCACCGCCGTTCGCCAAGTGGCGGCGGGTAAACGCTACCTCAGTCCGGCCATAGCCCAGGCAATGGCACTGCAGGGCTTTGGAGGCGACGGTACGCCCTTTGACAGCCTTTCCGAACGGGAGATGCAGATCAGCATGATGGTGGCTACCTGTCACAAGGTCCAGGATATTGCCGAGCGTTTGAATATCTCTGCCAAAACGGTAAATAGCTACCGCTATCGGGTGTTTGAAAAGCTCGATGTCAACGGCGATGTAGAGCTGACTTTGCTGGCCATACGCCACGGCTTGATCGACTCACCGCTCAATTGA
- a CDS encoding ExbD/TolR family protein, with translation MNFKRQRPEEGGINLTPLIDVVFLLLIFFMVSTTFTKETHIKLDLPQAEGEAGAEARDNIEVVVSADGRYRVNEVALASADIGDLMTAMERASGGNTELPVVITGDAKAPHQAVITAMDAAGRMGFVHLSLTARQPDG, from the coding sequence GTGAATTTTAAGCGTCAGCGCCCGGAAGAGGGCGGCATTAACCTAACGCCCCTGATCGACGTGGTTTTTTTGCTGCTTATTTTCTTTATGGTGTCCACCACCTTCACCAAAGAAACCCATATCAAACTGGATTTGCCCCAAGCAGAGGGCGAAGCCGGTGCCGAGGCCAGGGACAATATTGAAGTGGTGGTGTCGGCGGACGGTCGCTACCGGGTTAACGAAGTGGCGCTGGCCTCAGCGGACATCGGCGATTTGATGACCGCCATGGAGCGCGCTTCCGGCGGCAATACCGAGTTGCCAGTGGTCATCACCGGCGACGCCAAGGCTCCCCACCAGGCGGTGATCACAGCGATGGATGCCGCGGGTCGGATGGGTTTTGTCCACCTTAGTCTCACCGCCCGTCAACCGGACGGCTAA
- the lpxK gene encoding tetraacyldisaccharide 4'-kinase, which yields MSLESWLTERWYGRPGLLYGLLPLEGLFRCLSALRRTRQQPQHSGVPVIVVGNIAVGGAGKTPLVIALVEHFKALGWHPGVVSRGYGAQPPHRPFLVTGASTPQQAGDEPCLIAQRCGVPVAVDPDRPAAAQCLVEQGCDLLISDDGMQHYRLNRQIEVAVIDGRRGLGNGHCLPVGPLREPPSRLSSVDILVSNGELQAPLAVNALTMNLLGGEAIHLASKQRRTLAGWPQDQRRVHALAGIGNPQRFFDSLNQAGLAVEAHPFADHHDYSVEDLSGLGDKPLLITEKDAVKLRPLLASRKDIDAWVVPVSAGLPKEFYQQVEARLGASTSGAKP from the coding sequence GTGAGCCTGGAATCCTGGCTCACTGAACGCTGGTACGGCCGGCCGGGGCTGCTCTACGGGCTCTTGCCTCTGGAAGGACTCTTTCGCTGCCTCAGCGCCCTGCGCCGCACCCGCCAGCAGCCCCAACACAGCGGTGTGCCAGTGATCGTGGTGGGCAACATCGCGGTGGGGGGCGCCGGTAAAACACCTCTGGTTATCGCCTTGGTGGAGCATTTTAAAGCCTTGGGTTGGCATCCTGGCGTTGTCAGTCGGGGCTACGGGGCACAGCCACCTCACCGGCCATTTTTAGTCACCGGCGCCAGCACTCCACAACAGGCCGGCGACGAACCCTGCTTAATTGCCCAGCGCTGCGGTGTACCGGTGGCGGTAGATCCTGACCGACCGGCAGCGGCGCAATGTCTAGTGGAGCAGGGCTGCGACCTGCTGATCAGCGATGACGGCATGCAGCACTATCGCCTGAATCGCCAGATCGAAGTTGCCGTGATTGACGGTCGGCGGGGCCTGGGTAATGGTCACTGCTTGCCGGTAGGGCCATTGCGAGAGCCACCATCCCGACTCAGTAGTGTCGATATCCTGGTCAGTAATGGCGAATTGCAAGCGCCCCTGGCCGTCAACGCCCTGACCATGAATCTGCTCGGGGGGGAGGCCATCCATTTGGCATCAAAGCAGCGCCGCACCCTGGCGGGTTGGCCACAAGATCAGCGCCGGGTCCACGCCCTGGCCGGTATCGGCAATCCGCAACGTTTTTTTGATAGCCTGAATCAGGCCGGCTTGGCGGTGGAAGCTCACCCCTTTGCTGATCACCACGATTACAGCGTCGAAGACCTAAGTGGCCTGGGTGACAAGCCGCTACTGATCACTGAAAAAGACGCCGTTAAACTGCGGCCATTGCTGGCGTCACGGAAAGATATCGATGCCTGGGTGGTACCAGTCAGTGCCGGCCTTCCAAAGGAATTTTATCAACAGGTAGAGGCACGTTTGGGGGCCTCTACATCTGGAGCTAAACCATGA
- a CDS encoding low molecular weight protein-tyrosine-phosphatase yields MRRVLFVCLGNICRSPTAHGIFQQRVEEAGLGERIHIDSAGTGDWHVGRPPDSRMQEAALQRGYDLSPLRARQVSAEDFHHFDHILAMDNSNLADLRDIQPAGGAEPRLLLDYARAADTSEVPDPYYGGEAGFYQVIDLVEDAAEGLLKTLRQELGELS; encoded by the coding sequence ATGAGACGGGTGTTATTTGTATGCCTGGGCAATATCTGCCGCTCGCCGACTGCCCACGGCATCTTCCAGCAACGTGTGGAAGAGGCCGGTTTAGGCGAGCGCATTCACATCGATTCTGCCGGCACCGGGGATTGGCACGTCGGCCGTCCGCCGGATTCACGGATGCAAGAGGCGGCGTTGCAGCGCGGCTATGACTTGTCGCCGCTGCGGGCCCGGCAGGTCAGTGCCGAGGACTTTCACCACTTTGACCATATTCTCGCCATGGATAACAGCAACCTTGCTGACCTCCGGGACATACAGCCCGCCGGTGGCGCTGAGCCCCGCTTGCTTCTTGACTATGCCAGAGCCGCTGACACCAGCGAAGTCCCCGATCCTTACTATGGCGGCGAAGCGGGCTTTTACCAGGTAATCGATCTGGTGGAAGACGCTGCCGAAGGCTTACTGAAGACCTTGCGGCAGGAGCTGGGTGAATTGTCGTGA
- the pgsA gene encoding CDP-diacylglycerol--glycerol-3-phosphate 3-phosphatidyltransferase, translating into MTVPNALTLFRIILIPIFAVAFYLPIPQSYVITAALFGLAGLTDWLDGYLARRLGQTTALGAFLDPVADKLMVAVALAVLIERFHVWWFTLPAVIIIGREIVISALREWMAELGKRTSVAVSWLGKVKTTAQIVAIIGLLLVPPGRYPLLDGLNLVLLYVAAILTLWSMVMYLKAAWPELRENN; encoded by the coding sequence ATGACCGTCCCCAACGCGCTGACGCTGTTCCGTATTATCCTGATCCCCATCTTTGCGGTGGCGTTTTATCTGCCCATTCCCCAAAGTTATGTGATCACTGCAGCGCTGTTTGGCCTTGCCGGCCTGACCGACTGGCTGGATGGTTACCTGGCGCGCCGCCTCGGACAAACCACTGCGCTGGGGGCCTTTCTCGACCCGGTCGCCGACAAACTCATGGTAGCGGTAGCTCTGGCGGTACTGATTGAGCGTTTCCACGTGTGGTGGTTCACCCTGCCGGCGGTGATCATCATCGGCCGGGAGATTGTTATTTCGGCGTTGCGGGAGTGGATGGCGGAACTGGGCAAACGCACCAGTGTTGCAGTTTCTTGGCTGGGTAAGGTCAAAACCACCGCCCAGATCGTCGCCATAATCGGCTTGCTGCTGGTGCCGCCGGGTCGTTATCCGCTGCTGGATGGGCTCAATCTAGTTTTGCTCTATGTGGCGGCGATTCTGACGCTATGGTCCATGGTGATGTACCTGAAAGCGGCCTGGCCGGAATTGCGTGAGAACAACTAA